A part of Miscanthus floridulus cultivar M001 chromosome 6, ASM1932011v1, whole genome shotgun sequence genomic DNA contains:
- the LOC136458903 gene encoding B3 domain-containing protein Os03g0120900-like encodes MEKPRRPRFFKVLVVDFARRIEIPQGFLCHFPEGRHRKSGTTVVASPKVVLTNAQGNIWPVELEEIDGRVFLTTGWPKFVEDNCLGKGEFLIFKYYGRMHFMVSFFGVNAVEKSGWSSGSSAQATKNVEELPCPIIPSRKGGHSGDGLTEKVKSLMHTHSQTDTMQRNTQGDELISSQGTIDFLDSHEVVCSKDYLETYLSQSETMEDDKAKAVAEVMRTLRVDKLTVDLFCAILCLYKWKVESAAEYFNVCRDKPQILEQSLKQKFVLQFDFVKGQLQRFFPQDYDYEGIKKNNIEGPNLSNQPLQHDLIVAPVKRRLVDEYKPCDLPHRQKRIVKLQGNSLQTQTPRRSPRLAHTRRSPRLARTNNTCNNNKKVCKGRAKVLKTPPDARNQVKDRAHKSCSLHEKLDNALKAVHEEATGSLSQDLRIPDSPQCEVGLSKEHEHDQGDTGKMLDQVNDGENCKEHLRRDAMGNSESFMSTYCVEPLPTNSRLTAYSRINELSFTWKPSEHASPLEKVLLDIQRDNFVNTIARIQKIIRDDPSDVLSADVIEATVRIEIIKWDLCLQDKDAHKIVNAMLEYAKKVKGRQNFNTEMRKEEFSAKLQDLLKLQLKELELTYTSLESDYKKATTDASIFFSTFEEHKKKLHAIKDGIKDLQQACMTKDDEMQKLAHQVAEHETVYQKSIMEKVRVKMALKSHEQTLGYLKEQLASTESGSIDVGALVKVEMDNMSKEIELSKGNLLNINFKKE; translated from the exons ATGGAAAAGCCGAGGAGGCCTCGGTTCTTCAAGGTCCTCGTTGTCGACTTCGCGCGCCGAATC GAGATACCTCAAGGCTTCCTCTGTCATTTTCCAGAGGGGAGACACAGAAAGTCTGGCACTACAGTGGTTGCATCTCCTAAAGTCGTCCTTACGAATGCTCAAGGGAATATTTGGCCTGTTGAGCTGGAGGAAATTGACGGCCGCGTGTTTCTGACCACTGGATGGCCAAAGTTTGTGGAGGACAACTGTTTGGGGAAGGGTGAATTCCTTATCTTCAAGTACTATGGGAGAATGCATTTCATGGTCTCGTTTTTTGGTGTGAATGCTGTTGAGAAGTCAGGTTGGTCTTCAGGGAGTAGCGCCCAAGCTACGAAGAATGTAGAAGAACTCCCGTGTCCTATCATCCCTTCTAGGAAGGGAGGGCATAGTGGCGATGGATTAACAGAGAAAGTTAAGAGTCTTATGCATACTCACTCTCAG ACAGATACCATGCAACGAAACACTCAAGGGGATGAACTCATTTCATCCCAGGGCACAATTGATTTCCTTGACTCACATGAAGTAGTTTGCTCCAAAGATTACTTGGAGACATACTTGTCACAGAGTGAGACCATGGAGGACGATAAAGCTAAAGCAGTAGCGGAAGTAATGAGAACTTTGCGTGTTGACAAATTGACAGTAGACTTATTCTGTGCTATACTCTGTTTGTATAAATGGAAAGTTGAGTCGGCTGCAGAATATTTTAATGTTTGTAGGGACAAACCACAGATTCTGGAACAATCTCTGAAGCAGAAATTTGTTTTGCagt TTGACTTTGTAAAGGGACAACTACAACGCTTCTTCCCTCAAGATTATGATTATGAGGGGATCAAGAAGAACAATATTGAGGGACCTAATTTGTCTAATCAACCACTACAACATGACCTGATAGTGGCACCAGTGAAACGGAGGCTAGTTGATGAATATAAACCTTGTGACTTGCCTCATCGACAGAAGAGAATAGTTAAGTTGCAGGGAAACTCACTGCAAACTCAAACACCAAGAAGATCACCACGATTGGCACACACCAGAAGATCACCACGATTGGCACGCACCAACAATACTTGTAACAACAACAAAAAAGTGTGCAAAGGAAGAGCCAAAGTGCTTAAAACACCACCAGATGCAAGAAATCAGGTGAAGGATAGAGCACATAAATCATGTTCGCTTCATGAGAAACTAGATAATGCCTTGAAAGCAGTCCATGAAGAAGCAACAG gttccttatctcAGGACCTCAGGATACCGGATTCCCCACAGTGTGAGGTTGGCTTAAGTAAAGAGCATGAACATGATCAAGGAGATACTGGCAAAATGTTGGATCAAGTCAATGATGGAGAAAACTGTAAAGAACATTTGAGAAGAGATGCTATGGGAAATTCTGAGTCATTCATGAGTACATATTGCGTAGAGCCATTGCCAACCAACTCTAGGTTGACAGCATATTCAAGAATAAATGAGCTATCATTTACATGGAAGCCCTCAGAACATGCCAGTCCCCTTGAGAAAGTTTTACTTGACATTCAAAGAGATAACTTCGTGAACACCATTGCACGCATCCAGAAAATCATACGGGATGACCCTTCAGATGTGCTTAGTGCAGATGTAATTGAAGCCACTGTGCGGATAGAAATTATTAAATGGGATTTATGCCTTCAGGACAAGGATGCCCATAAGATAGTAAATGCAATGTTGGAGTATGCTAAAAAGGTCAAGGGGAGACAGAATTTCAATACTGAGATGAGGAAGGAAGAGTTCTCTGCAAAGCTGCAGGATCTCCTGAAGTTGCAGCTTAAAGAACTAGAACTTACATACACTTCCTTGGAATCAGATTACAAGAAAGCAACGACTGACGCTAGCATTTTTTTCTCGACATTTGAAGAACACAAGAAAAAGTTGCATGCCATTAAGGACGGTATCAAGGACCTGCAGCAGGCCTGTATGACTAAGGATGATGAAATGCAAAAATTGGCACATCAAGTCGCTGAGCATGAGACTGTATATCAGAAGTCTATAATGGAAAAGGTTAGGGTTAAGATGGCTCTGAAGAGCCATGAGCAGACTCTTGGTTACTTAAAAGAGCAGCTAGCCTCTACTGAATCTGGATCAATTGACGTAGGAGCATTGGTTAAGGTAGAGATGGATAATATGAGTAAGGAGATTGAACTCTCCAAGGGAAATCTTCTAAATATCAACTTCAAGAAAGAGTAA